In the genome of Paenibacillus sp. FSL R5-0766, one region contains:
- a CDS encoding ABC transporter ATP-binding protein, with protein MEEQQQIGQNEPKVGKKGFKDFVKLIASTNPPKLILILALILTLIQTTAGLIVPLMTKGLIDGLTTSALNKSVILLLLGAFVIQAIASGISIYMLNYAGQRVVATLRTKLWNKVLSLRMPYFDRNRTGDTMSRITNDTSQIMTLIADYLVSFVSNIVAVVGGVALLFYLDWVMSLIILSLVPLTLLILLPVGKKMYKISKKQQDEMAGLTSVLSQVIGEIRLVKAYGTEKQEVEAGDSRIRKMFAFGLQEARILALIGPLFTFVMTAVLVVILGVGGMRVASGLLSPGELVAFILLLFQVIMPMGQFTTLYSRLQKVVGATERIQAILADEEEPHDSTKVAPKGNETIAFQDVHFSYVTGEEVLHGINLTVPTQKVTAIVGPSGSGKSTLFSLMEQFYMPDSGHISYGGQAITDYSLASWRSKIGYVSQESPLMAGSIRDNMTYGLNREVTMDEIRRAAEMAYSSDFIDKLPQGYDTEVGERGIKLSGGQRQRIAIARALLRSPDILMLDEATSSLDSTSEYEVQRALSNLMEGRTTIVIAHRLSTVVDSDQIVVLEHGHVTGTGTHAELISNHTVYRELAQKQFVAQEGQD; from the coding sequence ATGGAAGAGCAGCAACAAATAGGGCAGAATGAACCGAAGGTAGGAAAAAAGGGATTTAAGGATTTCGTCAAGCTTATCGCCTCCACGAATCCGCCAAAACTGATTTTGATTCTTGCCCTCATCTTAACCCTGATTCAAACAACAGCCGGACTGATCGTGCCATTGATGACCAAAGGTCTGATTGATGGACTAACGACTTCGGCACTGAACAAATCTGTGATTTTATTGTTGCTGGGGGCATTTGTGATTCAAGCGATTGCCTCGGGTATCAGCATTTATATGTTGAATTACGCCGGACAACGCGTGGTCGCGACGCTTCGCACCAAGCTGTGGAACAAGGTCTTGTCGCTGCGAATGCCATATTTCGATCGCAATCGGACAGGCGATACGATGAGCCGGATTACGAATGATACAAGCCAGATCATGACGTTGATCGCAGATTATTTGGTGTCTTTTGTATCCAACATTGTTGCCGTTGTGGGTGGTGTGGCATTACTGTTCTACTTGGATTGGGTGATGTCACTCATTATTCTGAGTCTGGTCCCACTTACGCTGCTGATTCTTCTGCCTGTGGGTAAGAAGATGTACAAGATCTCCAAGAAACAACAGGACGAAATGGCAGGTCTTACATCCGTCCTCAGTCAGGTTATTGGCGAAATCCGATTAGTCAAAGCCTACGGTACGGAGAAACAGGAAGTGGAAGCAGGGGATTCCCGGATTCGTAAAATGTTCGCTTTTGGCTTGCAGGAAGCACGCATTCTTGCTCTGATCGGTCCTTTGTTTACATTTGTCATGACTGCCGTTCTAGTCGTTATTCTGGGTGTGGGGGGAATGCGCGTAGCGTCTGGACTGTTGTCGCCTGGTGAACTGGTTGCGTTCATTTTACTGTTGTTCCAGGTCATTATGCCAATGGGACAATTCACGACGTTATACTCTCGTTTGCAAAAAGTCGTAGGTGCAACAGAGCGCATACAAGCGATCCTTGCTGATGAGGAAGAGCCACATGACAGCACTAAGGTAGCGCCAAAAGGAAATGAGACGATTGCATTCCAGGATGTACATTTTTCCTATGTTACAGGTGAGGAAGTGTTGCACGGAATCAATTTGACGGTACCTACACAAAAAGTGACAGCCATTGTCGGTCCAAGCGGTAGCGGCAAATCAACACTGTTCTCTTTGATGGAGCAGTTTTATATGCCCGATTCAGGCCATATTTCATATGGGGGACAAGCCATAACAGATTATTCTTTGGCCTCCTGGCGCAGCAAGATTGGGTATGTGTCTCAGGAAAGTCCCCTCATGGCGGGTTCAATCCGAGATAATATGACCTACGGATTAAACCGTGAGGTCACGATGGATGAGATCCGACGAGCTGCTGAGATGGCCTATTCTTCCGACTTTATCGACAAGTTGCCACAGGGCTATGACACGGAAGTGGGCGAGAGGGGAATCAAGTTATCCGGGGGCCAACGTCAGCGGATTGCTATTGCTCGTGCCTTACTGCGCAGTCCGGATATTCTTATGTTGGATGAAGCGACATCCAGTTTGGACAGTACCTCAGAGTATGAAGTACAACGGGCTTTATCCAACCTGATGGAAGGCAGAACTACGATCGTGATCGCGCACCGATTGTCCACTGTGGTGGATTCCGATCAGATTGTTGTATTGGAGCATGGACATGTTACCGGAACAGGAACTCATGCGGAATTGATCAGCAACCATACGGTATATCGTGAGTTAGCACAGAAGCAGTTTGTGGCACAGGAAGGACAAGATTGA
- the hisS gene encoding histidine--tRNA ligase, producing the protein MAFQKPTGTQDLLPGVVEKWQYVEEKARDLCRRFNYREIRTPIFEQTSLFVRGVGETTDIVEKEMYTFDDKGNRSMTLRPEGTAGVVRAYVENKIYGEPDVSKLYYIGPMFRYERPQAGRQRQFHQFGVEAIGALDPAIDAEVVALGYQLCVELGLKDVKVEINSVGNSTSRAEYRETLLGFLRPMKDSLCKDCQSRMERNPLRVLDCKVDQNKFVGAPSILDSLDEESLNHFAKLQAYLDDFGVDYAVNNRLVRGLDYYTLTAFELKAQGIGAIDTVGGGGRYNGLVGDIGGPDQPGIGFGIGLERIQLILEHQNIEVTTLAPLDVYFVALGEAADREVNRLLFKLRQSGLSGERDYLGRKMKAQMKSADRFKSRYTAILGDDELERGEIALKSMDTGEQQTVKLDDLVATIREGK; encoded by the coding sequence ATGGCTTTTCAAAAACCGACTGGAACGCAGGACTTACTGCCTGGAGTTGTCGAGAAATGGCAGTACGTAGAAGAAAAAGCACGAGATCTGTGTCGACGGTTTAATTACCGTGAGATTCGTACACCGATCTTCGAACAGACTTCTTTATTTGTACGCGGTGTAGGAGAGACTACCGATATCGTTGAGAAAGAAATGTATACCTTTGATGACAAAGGCAATCGCAGCATGACTCTTCGTCCGGAGGGAACAGCGGGTGTTGTCCGTGCGTATGTAGAGAATAAAATCTACGGCGAACCGGATGTGAGCAAGCTCTATTACATCGGTCCGATGTTCCGGTACGAGCGTCCCCAGGCAGGCCGTCAGCGTCAGTTCCACCAGTTTGGTGTAGAAGCCATCGGTGCGCTGGATCCGGCGATTGATGCCGAAGTAGTTGCACTGGGCTACCAATTGTGCGTAGAGCTCGGCTTGAAGGATGTCAAAGTGGAGATCAACTCCGTTGGTAACTCAACCAGCCGTGCAGAATATCGTGAGACGTTACTTGGATTCCTTAGACCGATGAAAGACAGCCTGTGCAAGGACTGCCAGTCACGCATGGAGCGTAATCCGCTGCGTGTGCTCGATTGCAAAGTTGACCAGAACAAATTCGTTGGGGCACCTTCCATACTGGATAGCCTCGATGAAGAGTCTTTGAATCACTTTGCCAAGCTGCAGGCATACCTGGATGATTTCGGAGTAGATTATGCTGTGAATAATCGTCTGGTACGTGGCTTGGATTATTACACACTGACTGCTTTTGAATTAAAAGCGCAAGGTATTGGAGCAATAGATACGGTTGGCGGCGGTGGTCGGTACAATGGTCTGGTTGGAGATATCGGCGGACCGGATCAGCCCGGCATCGGCTTCGGTATTGGTCTGGAGCGTATTCAACTGATTCTGGAGCACCAAAACATTGAGGTTACTACGCTGGCTCCACTGGATGTGTATTTTGTTGCTCTGGGAGAGGCAGCTGATCGTGAAGTGAACCGTCTGTTGTTCAAACTTCGTCAGTCTGGACTGTCTGGTGAACGCGATTATCTGGGCCGCAAGATGAAAGCACAGATGAAATCAGCTGACCGGTTCAAATCCCGCTATACCGCCATCCTTGGTGATGACGAGCTGGAGCGTGGTGAGATCGCCCTCAAGTCGATGGATACGGGTGAGCAACAAACCGTGAAGCTTGATGACCTGGTAGCGACAATTCGCGAAGGTAAATAA
- a CDS encoding NCS2 family permease — translation MKHGWMTRRLGMEPGDQWKKEVVAGAISYFAVVYIVMVNATILSDAGMPLQAAMVGTLLTSIAGCLLMAFGGKSPIIVVPGMGINAFFTYTLVHSMKLSWQEALAVVAVTGILFAIVAFTSLYKMISEAIPKNLQHGITVGIGLFLTFIGLQKSGIVIAHQTTFVAIGHFNDPNVITACVTLVLALILFIRNVQGGLLISILVGTGLAYVLGAVNPGESVSAMDALRQYGGLFGELSLMKLADVAFWIAVFLLLLIVVFENIGLITAQTQMIGRPERFKGSLRALSISTVLAGIFGSSPPVAAAETTAGIAAGGRTGLTPLVTAVLFGATFFFIPLLGYIPDSAIAPILIIIGGLMVQGVKDMDFGDFTEAFPAFLIMVMIPFTYSIVDGMAFGFIAYPLAKLAAGQGKQVPVVMYGISILFLANFVLHGIL, via the coding sequence ATGAAACACGGATGGATGACCAGACGTCTTGGCATGGAGCCAGGAGACCAGTGGAAAAAGGAAGTTGTGGCGGGAGCCATTTCCTATTTTGCCGTGGTCTATATCGTTATGGTCAATGCTACAATTCTTTCCGATGCCGGGATGCCTTTGCAGGCAGCTATGGTTGGAACACTGCTGACGTCCATTGCAGGCTGTTTGCTCATGGCATTTGGCGGAAAATCACCGATTATCGTTGTGCCCGGCATGGGAATTAATGCATTTTTTACGTATACACTCGTACATTCCATGAAATTAAGCTGGCAAGAAGCGCTGGCCGTTGTAGCCGTTACAGGTATACTGTTTGCCATTGTTGCGTTTACGTCACTATACAAAATGATCAGCGAAGCGATCCCGAAAAATCTGCAGCATGGCATTACGGTCGGGATTGGTTTGTTTCTGACATTTATCGGTTTGCAAAAAAGTGGAATTGTTATCGCACATCAGACCACGTTTGTCGCGATTGGGCATTTCAATGATCCAAATGTCATTACAGCCTGCGTTACGCTGGTGCTTGCCTTGATTTTATTTATACGGAACGTACAGGGTGGACTTCTCATCAGTATTCTAGTCGGGACAGGTCTTGCCTATGTACTTGGAGCAGTGAACCCGGGTGAGTCCGTATCAGCAATGGATGCGCTGCGTCAATACGGTGGGTTGTTTGGCGAATTGTCTTTGATGAAGCTGGCGGATGTTGCGTTCTGGATCGCGGTATTTTTGCTACTGCTAATTGTGGTGTTCGAAAATATCGGATTAATTACGGCTCAGACACAGATGATTGGTCGTCCAGAGCGGTTCAAAGGAAGTCTGCGTGCTCTATCCATTAGCACCGTGCTGGCAGGTATATTCGGAAGCAGTCCTCCAGTTGCCGCAGCCGAGACTACAGCCGGAATTGCAGCAGGTGGTCGCACAGGTTTGACTCCGCTCGTTACAGCCGTGTTATTCGGAGCTACTTTTTTCTTCATCCCACTGCTGGGTTACATTCCGGACAGTGCAATTGCGCCCATTTTGATCATTATTGGTGGCCTGATGGTACAAGGTGTGAAAGATATGGATTTTGGTGACTTCACAGAGGCGTTCCCGGCATTTCTGATCATGGTGATGATTCCATTTACATATAGCATCGTGGATGGTATGGCGTTTGGATTTATTGCCTATCCATTAGCGAAGCTGGCAGCAGGTCAAGGTAAACAGGTACCTGTGGTCATGTACGGCATTTCCATCCTCTTTTTAGCCAATTTTGTGTTACATGGTATCTTGTAA
- the aspS gene encoding aspartate--tRNA ligase, with the protein MKRSHHCGALTPAHIGETVTLNGWVQTRRDLGGVLFIDLRDRSGIVQVVFNPAYSGEALQIADRVRSEYVIAVTGKVVKRDAETVNKNLPTGEIEVQITEIEVLNAAKTPPFFIEDGVEVDESLRLKYRYLDLRRPEMFETLKLRSKASKVFRDYLDGEEFVEVETPILTKSSPEGARDYLVPSRVHEGEFFALPQSPQIYKQLLMVGGVERYYQIARCFRDEDLRADRQPEFTQVDIETSFLQQDDLLPMMEELMAKLLRETKGIELELPFQRITYADAMGKYGSDKPDLRFGMELVEMNDIVANSGVKVFASVIEKGGEVKVLNAKGCGTWSRKEIDDLGPFAARYGAKGLAWIQVKDGEFKGPIVKFFTPEEIEAVKERTGAEDGDLLLFSADTKKVVADVLGALRLKIGRQLGLIDDSKFKFAWVVDFPLLGYDEDAKRYVAEHHPFTRPKDEDVHLFDTDPGAIRAQAYDLVLNGYEVGGGSMRIYKRDVQEKMFAALGLSTEVANEKFGYLLEAFEYGTPPHGGIAFGLDRLVMLLAGRTNLRETIAFPKTASATDLLMNAPSEVDDSQLEQLHIRVARKPVAEKK; encoded by the coding sequence ATGAAAAGAAGTCATCATTGCGGCGCATTAACACCCGCACACATCGGTGAAACAGTAACATTGAACGGTTGGGTTCAGACCCGTCGTGACTTGGGGGGCGTACTCTTCATCGACCTGCGTGATCGCAGCGGGATTGTACAAGTTGTCTTTAACCCAGCTTACTCCGGTGAAGCTCTGCAAATCGCAGATCGCGTACGTAGCGAGTATGTTATCGCTGTAACGGGTAAAGTTGTTAAACGTGATGCTGAAACAGTTAATAAAAACCTGCCTACTGGCGAAATTGAAGTTCAAATTACAGAAATCGAAGTGCTGAACGCAGCTAAAACACCTCCATTCTTCATTGAAGATGGTGTTGAAGTTGATGAATCCCTTCGTTTGAAATATCGTTACCTGGACCTGCGTCGTCCGGAAATGTTCGAAACATTAAAACTGCGTTCCAAAGCATCCAAAGTGTTCCGTGACTACCTGGATGGAGAAGAGTTCGTTGAAGTGGAAACACCGATCCTGACTAAGAGCTCCCCGGAAGGTGCGCGTGATTATCTCGTACCGAGCCGTGTGCATGAAGGTGAATTCTTCGCCTTGCCACAATCCCCACAAATCTACAAACAGTTGCTGATGGTGGGTGGCGTTGAGCGTTATTATCAGATCGCTCGTTGTTTCCGGGATGAGGATCTGCGTGCAGACCGTCAACCAGAATTCACTCAAGTCGACATCGAGACTTCTTTTTTGCAACAGGATGACCTGCTGCCAATGATGGAAGAACTGATGGCCAAATTGCTGCGTGAAACGAAAGGTATTGAGCTGGAACTACCTTTCCAACGGATTACGTATGCAGATGCAATGGGTAAATATGGTTCAGACAAACCAGATCTGCGCTTTGGTATGGAACTGGTTGAAATGAACGATATCGTAGCAAACAGTGGTGTAAAAGTATTTGCTTCTGTCATCGAAAAAGGTGGAGAAGTGAAAGTGCTGAACGCTAAAGGCTGTGGCACATGGAGCCGTAAAGAGATCGATGATCTCGGACCATTTGCTGCACGTTACGGTGCGAAAGGTCTGGCTTGGATTCAAGTGAAAGACGGCGAGTTCAAAGGGCCAATCGTGAAGTTCTTCACGCCTGAAGAAATCGAAGCTGTCAAAGAACGTACTGGTGCTGAAGATGGCGACTTGCTGCTCTTCTCCGCAGACACCAAAAAAGTGGTTGCTGACGTTCTTGGCGCACTGCGTCTGAAAATCGGCCGTCAACTTGGATTGATCGATGACAGCAAATTCAAATTTGCTTGGGTTGTGGACTTCCCACTCCTCGGATATGATGAAGATGCGAAACGTTATGTGGCAGAACACCATCCGTTCACACGTCCAAAAGATGAAGATGTACATCTCTTCGACACTGATCCGGGTGCAATCCGCGCTCAAGCCTATGACCTTGTTCTCAATGGTTATGAAGTAGGTGGCGGTTCAATGCGTATCTACAAACGTGATGTTCAGGAGAAAATGTTTGCTGCCCTTGGACTCTCTACAGAAGTAGCGAATGAGAAATTCGGCTATCTGTTGGAAGCATTCGAATATGGAACTCCACCGCATGGTGGTATTGCCTTTGGTCTGGACCGTCTCGTCATGTTGCTAGCAGGCCGCACGAATCTGCGTGAAACGATTGCCTTCCCGAAAACGGCAAGTGCAACGGATCTGCTCATGAATGCACCTTCTGAAGTGGATGACTCTCAATTGGAACAACTTCACATCCGCGTAGCTCGTAAACCGGTAGCGGAAAAGAAATAA
- a CDS encoding tRNA threonylcarbamoyladenosine dehydratase, with protein MLHQFSRTELAIGPEGLDTLKNSTVAVLGIGGVGGIAVEALARSGVGRIILIDKDVVDITNINRQIHALTTTVGQKKADLMVERVKLINPECDAIALNMFYTEETYEELFKYELDYVLDASDTIIYKIHLIKECLKRKIPMISSMGAANKMDPTKFQVADISKTTMDPIARVVRTTLRKDGIKKGVKVVFSTEKPMKPREDVTQKIVPENAPEIRKAKQPPASNSFVPPVAGLIMVSVAIKDLLEIAENEQQ; from the coding sequence ATGCTCCATCAATTTTCAAGAACAGAACTTGCGATCGGACCTGAAGGTCTGGACACGCTGAAGAATAGTACAGTCGCTGTGCTCGGTATTGGCGGCGTAGGTGGTATTGCTGTAGAAGCTCTTGCCCGTAGCGGCGTTGGGCGCATCATCCTGATTGATAAAGACGTCGTGGACATCACCAACATTAACCGCCAGATTCATGCGCTGACCACGACAGTGGGGCAGAAGAAAGCGGATCTGATGGTGGAACGTGTGAAGCTGATCAATCCGGAATGTGATGCGATTGCCCTGAATATGTTTTATACGGAAGAAACGTATGAGGAATTGTTCAAATATGAACTGGATTATGTGCTGGATGCATCCGACACGATTATCTACAAAATCCATCTCATTAAAGAGTGCCTGAAACGTAAAATTCCGATGATTTCCAGCATGGGTGCGGCGAATAAAATGGATCCAACGAAATTCCAGGTTGCGGATATTTCGAAAACGACCATGGACCCGATTGCCCGTGTTGTGCGTACCACACTTCGTAAAGACGGCATTAAAAAAGGCGTGAAAGTGGTCTTCTCGACTGAAAAGCCGATGAAACCGCGTGAGGACGTAACACAAAAAATCGTTCCCGAGAATGCTCCGGAAATTCGTAAGGCTAAACAGCCACCTGCGAGTAACTCATTTGTGCCTCCAGTAGCTGGACTGATTATGGTCAGTGTTGCGATTAAGGATTTGTTAGAAATTGCAGAGAACGAGCAGCAGTAA
- a CDS encoding SEC-C metal-binding domain-containing protein, which translates to MSKVGRNDLCPCGSGKKYKKCCLNKESSAVESILGIISTEQPVREASIQPESKLTLTKLKKMVASDLKWEHPAHEQLALQTIENMRNQYEPEVILEALVLWNGYSRQTRPTVKKTGSFSAAIEYLLSEEYGFNVSKAELADKYEVTTGTISRKVKEMNSYIEEYGMGGETDELLMLNGPGTSKDKAQALLSKAREASSSKRRVHLAETALEMYPDSSDAYLILAEESDSEDDARSYLKEGIAAGKRELGELFFEENKGDFWGLHETRPYIRICKSYAESCWFGGDTKEAAQILEHMLELNTEDNTGARYLLAAVYLYSNQLDQAEQLLEDYGRDDAATAFAYDKIILEYKKNGITSQLKMLYRVARGVNKHVPDYLLGLKRLPHNLPDFVGMGDSDEAIEYVIMHSRLWASAPDLLKWMLQQ; encoded by the coding sequence TTGAGTAAGGTTGGAAGAAATGATTTATGCCCATGCGGAAGTGGGAAAAAATATAAGAAATGTTGTCTGAACAAGGAGTCCTCTGCTGTAGAATCCATACTGGGGATAATATCAACGGAGCAACCGGTTCGGGAAGCCTCCATTCAGCCTGAGAGCAAACTGACCTTGACCAAGCTGAAAAAGATGGTGGCAAGCGATTTGAAATGGGAGCACCCGGCTCACGAACAGCTGGCCCTGCAGACTATTGAGAACATGAGGAACCAATACGAGCCAGAGGTAATTTTGGAAGCTCTGGTGCTATGGAACGGCTACTCCCGTCAGACCCGCCCTACTGTGAAGAAGACAGGTTCGTTCTCTGCTGCAATTGAGTATTTGCTGTCCGAGGAGTACGGTTTCAATGTCTCAAAGGCTGAGCTGGCTGATAAATATGAGGTAACGACAGGCACGATCTCCCGGAAGGTTAAGGAGATGAATAGTTACATCGAAGAATACGGCATGGGCGGTGAAACGGACGAGCTATTGATGCTGAACGGTCCAGGCACATCGAAAGACAAAGCACAGGCTCTGCTGTCTAAGGCGAGGGAAGCGAGCTCTTCCAAACGGAGAGTACATCTGGCGGAAACAGCGCTGGAGATGTATCCTGACAGCTCTGATGCGTATCTTATTCTAGCTGAGGAATCGGACAGTGAGGATGATGCACGATCTTACCTCAAGGAAGGAATCGCTGCTGGCAAACGTGAACTGGGCGAACTGTTCTTTGAGGAGAACAAAGGGGACTTCTGGGGGCTTCATGAGACTCGTCCCTATATCCGGATATGTAAAAGTTATGCCGAATCCTGCTGGTTTGGTGGAGATACGAAAGAAGCAGCACAGATCCTGGAGCATATGCTAGAGCTTAATACGGAAGACAATACCGGAGCACGTTACCTGCTCGCTGCTGTGTATTTGTACAGTAACCAATTGGATCAGGCAGAGCAATTGCTGGAGGATTATGGAAGAGATGACGCCGCAACAGCCTTTGCCTATGACAAGATCATTCTGGAGTATAAGAAAAACGGAATCACCTCCCAGCTCAAAATGCTGTACCGTGTGGCCCGGGGTGTGAACAAACATGTGCCTGATTACCTGTTGGGTTTGAAACGGCTGCCGCATAACCTCCCTGACTTTGTCGGAATGGGCGACTCCGACGAAGCGATTGAATATGTCATTATGCATTCCCGTTTATGGGCGAGCGCGCCGGATCTGTTGAAGTGGATGCTGCAACAATAG